A portion of the Lolium rigidum isolate FL_2022 chromosome 1, APGP_CSIRO_Lrig_0.1, whole genome shotgun sequence genome contains these proteins:
- the LOC124665293 gene encoding DNA oxidative demethylase ALKBH2 translates to MASRLRLGQPVPNPASTLDPEEANEGEGGEARKPEPKPPEVTNLGGGSEVLHFPRFMAREAAWEVFEELDKRIPWTRPTIRVFGRSSVQPRDTCYVADEGLTDLKYSGHQPRAHSWDEFPVLKDVLKAVHEALPGSYFNSLLLNRYKAGSDYVSWHADDEPLYGPTPEIASVTFGCEREFLLRKKPTKTQAVAAGSGESVRKRLKIDDPQQHSFLLKHGSLLVMRGYTQRDWQHSVPKRAKAASTRINLTFRHVLS, encoded by the exons ATGGCCTCGCGGCTCCGGCTCGGCCAGCCCGTCCCGAACCCAGCCTCCACCCTCGACCCCGAGGAGGCGAACGAGGGTGAGGGAGGAGAAGCGAGGAAGCCGGAGCCAAAGCCGCCGGAGGTGACGAACCTGGGCGGCGGGAGCGAGGTGCTGCACTTCCCGCGGTTCATGGCGCGGGAGGCGGCGTGGGAGGTGTTCGAGGAGCTGGACAAGCGCATCCCGTGGACGCGCCCCACCATCCGCGTCTTCGGCCGCTCCTCCGTCCAG CCCAGAGATACATGCTATGTTGCGGATGAAGGGCTAACAGATCTCAAGTACAGCGGTCACCAGCCTCGTGCTCATTCTTGGGATGAATTCCCTGTGCTCAAGGATGTTTTGAAAGCG GTCCATGAAGCCCTCCCGGGAAGCTATTTTAACAGCCTGCTCCTGAACagatacaaggccggttcggactACGTGTCATGGCACGCCGACGATGAGCCGCTCTATGGACCTACTCCTGAGATAGCGTCGGTCACGTTCGGATGCGAGCGTGAGTTCTTGCTGAGAAAGAAGCCTACCAAAACACAAG CAGTTGCTGCTGGATCTGGAGAATCGGTCCGGAAGAGGCTAAAGATCGACGACCCTCAGCAGCATTCTTTCCTCCTGAAGCATGGCTCGCTGCTCGTGATGAGAGGCTACACCCAGCGCGACTGGCAGCACTCGGTGCCGAAGCGTGCCAAAGCGGCCTCGACAAGGATCAACCTCACTTTTCGGCACGTGCTATCATGA